TATATTCTTATTAAAATGACAACTGAAATTAACCTTTGTCCAAAAAAAAAAAAAAAAAATATATATATATATATATATATATATATATATATATATTTACCGGATCATATATAATTAAACCCGGTAGATTCTTAATCTGGATGGAAAATAAGGAATATACAATGGAATGTATTTATAGAAAATGAAGGAGACGTCTTTTTTTTTTTTTGGTCACTATGAAGGAGACGTCTAAAGGTAAAAAATCACGGGACATAAAATGGTACAATGCATCTATCATACATGGTCACATATACAAACACAACTGAGTCTATACATAAAGAAAACACAATATGTTCAATATCTTATTATTTAAATTAAGTTGATCATCCTTTTAAAATTTCTCAAACAAAACCAACTTGACAACCGACAGCGACCAAGATCAAAAAAGTTCTCTTCTTCTCTCATCAACCAATATACGAATCCACAATTTTTCATTCACATAACGAGAGCTAGACAGAGAAGAAGGGGAACAAGAGAATAAGACGAAGAAGAAGATATCAGAGATGAGTTCAGCGGTGCAGATCCAACATGGCTCCGACGCCCCCAACGGCTTCCACACGCTGCAGCCACACGACCAAACCGATGGTCTGATCAGACGTGTGTGCCTCACGCGCGGTATGCATGTGCCTGAGCACGTGGCGATGCACCACTCGTACGACGTTGGTCCGGATCAGTGCTGCTCCTCGGTGGTGAAGACGACCCACGCGCCGCCCGAGTGCGTATGGGCCCTCCTGCGTCGTTTCGATAACCCTAGAGCTTACAAGAACTTCATCAGGCAGTGCCGTATCATGCAAGGCGACGGGCTACACGCCGGAGATCTCCGGGAAGTCATGGTCGTGTCGGGACTCCCAGCGGTCTCGAGCACCGAGAGGTTAGAGATCTTGGACGAGGAGCGTCACGTGATAAGCTTTAGCGTCGTGGGTGGGGACCACCGGCTCGAGAACTACCGATCGGTGACGACACTGCATGCGTCGGATGAAGAAGGAACCGTCGTGGTGGAGTCTTATATCGTAGATGTGCCGCCGGGAAACACGGAGGAGGAGACTGTTAGCTTCGTGGATACTATAGTCCGGTGCAATCTTCAGTCTCTGGCTAGAAGTACCAACCGGCAATAATCATGTTTTTTATATTATTGCAATTATGTATCTATTTTTCTCTCTTTTTTTATATCTTATCTGGATGTTTTCATCGATCATGGCAAGGATAAAAATTTCGAGTGCCTATTTTTTAATAGTAAGTATGGTTTAGAAATAATTGAAATATGTTTGAGACTTGGTAGATTTATGTTAGCAATATCGACATATACCATACATATTTCGAGGGGTTTGCACCGTTGGTACATAATAACATTTGTGAGTTGATGATATGTTAAATGATTTGTGTTTAATTTATTGTTTCTTTTTCATGAATGTCTTCGCCGTTTATGTTGTATGTAAGTGAATTTCAATTTATTGCATCAATATTGTTAACATGATATACTTGATCACTTCTCGCAAAAAAAGTATAATCTCAGGGCTGATATATTAGTATAATCTTAAAGCCGATATTCTGAACTAGGAATCAATTTGATTACAGAAGTTACATCTGCCGTGTGTCTGTGTTTTAACTACAAAAAGCCTGGGTATTCGGGCAAAAAAACAACTTTTGACCAAAAAACAGTATGCATTATTCTCGAAAGTTAATATATATTCAAGATTAGAAGAATCGTATTTGAAAAGGTCATATAGAAGGGAATATAATTTAAACCTGATTACCATGTTCATATAATTATTTATTAGAACTAAAGCAAAGACTGACGTGCTTAAACTATTGCCAACTTGAGTTTCATTGGCTACTAGTCTGATCAAGTTGGGATATCTTATTCTATTCCGTTTGTGTTTCCTTAGTTATTTACAACCAACCAACCTAGTGGTTTATATTTTATTCAAATTTAAGTTCTTTGGTCTACTATTTTCTTTTTGTTATCTGGGGTCACTTTAATTCGTTTGATTCAAAATTTTATTTAAGTAAGAAGGTTCTAAAAGGACATGCAAAAATAAAACTTAGCTGGAAACGCGTGGCAACTTGATAGTTCTTATTCCCCTAGTGGGAAATGATACAAAGAACCTGTATATTCAATTTATTTTTACGAACACTAGGATTAAAAGAACAAATTATCAAACGTATTGATATACGTATTATTCAACTTCATAATACTAAGTAAACGTAGTAGCTTCTTCCATAATCAACTTATAGCTTTCCGCTTTCAGTCAAAAAACTCATAGCTTTCGGCTGCAAACACCCAAATTATTCCTTCTCTAGAAGTCTACAACGATTTGAATTATAGAACACACACAAAATGGTCATACATCAATAACATAAGAGCAACTTTCTTAAATGCAATGGATATCAGGGTGTCGTGCCTTTTCTTATAACCTAAATGATCTTGTTGTTCTTACAAATCTAGACATGGAAACTAACAAACATCGGTACATAGTTAAATTGTTTAATGAATCGAATCGGGTAAGGACGATAAAATTTTGTCGTGTAATAATATTAAGTGCCGAGAGTATTTTGAAATCAAGCCGAAATAGATATCTTCTATTAATGGGCTTTTGAAAGCTGCACAAAAAGGGCTTTTGAAGAAACCGGGAAAATACGACTCAATTGGTAGCAGGTTCAGTATTTAATTTTGGTTCGCTTCTAGTTTTTGAGAAGTACGTGGGATCATATTATGTCCTTTGTTCCAATTTAAAAACTGAGTCTTAACATATTGTTCTAAAGATTATGGAAAATCAATAAAATGATTCCCACTTTTTCATTTAAACCTTTTGTACACTCCAAAAGCAACTAAATTGTGAATCCTTATGAAAACCTTATGAGTTCAAGTCCAAATGTTCAATTCACAATGTGTGAATACAATTTCTACAAATCCACTTGACAAAATGTATATAAATTTTCCAAAACATGATATTATCTTTTCTTAGAAAAGTTTTTTACTTGTGAAAAAAACACTTGAGATCATCCTAGTTAAATATTTACTTTAAATAATTTTCAGTATATTTTTATAATCCATCCTTCAATCCATATAACTGTTTTAAGGAAAAAATTAATAAACCTTTCATAGAATTAACATTAACTATATAACTTAACCACACATTACATTGAATCATTTGTGAAATTTTGAAACTCGTAAACAAAAAATCAAAATCTGAAATCTGACTGTAAAGATTTACCAACATGCATCTCTATTTTTATTTTTAAAGTTCTAAACTTTGTTAAAATAATTTTTTTGATAATTACATTTTTTTCTAAAAAACCAATTAATCAAACATTACTTAGACAAACGTTGAAGTCCGTAATCCTTAGATTTTTCTCCTCATTTTCTATTGATATTTCTCATACATTGATCAAACATTGTGGCCATCAAACTTAATAACTCATACACACATCATTTACCTCTCTATCTATTATGGAAGAATCTCTCGTAGCATCAATCTTTGATGATTCATTAACCCGCTCCATAACCAACTTTTATTTTTCTACAATCTAGCCATGCAAACTAACAAACATACATACATATTGCAAAAATACTTAACATGTTTAATGAATTGGCTAACATCGCTAGATTATGTTTAGATAATAATATTTAAAGTGACTGGAGTTGTTTATTTTATTTAAGTGTTATGTTATTTATGTTAATACAATATATTCATTTTTGCTGTGAAATAAAAATTAATAATATTATGTTTTAAAAAAATTCAAAATACGTAGAGTGAATTGAAATCGATGAGCTCAGAGAAACATTTCTTCTATTAATAGGTTCATGTTTTGTCTTTTATTCCGATTTTTGATAGTTGATTCAGTATTTAATTTGGGTTTGATTCTAATTTTTGAAACGTACGTCCATGATCAAGTTTTGTCTTTTGTTCCAATCTTTGAAATTGAGTCTTAACATATTGGTTTGAAATTATGGAGAAATTAGCAAATTGAATCCTTGTTTTCCTTTTACACTCTCCTAAACTATTAATTAAATTAAAAGAATTATTAGTTTTCAAGGATTTAATGGATTTTAACCACTATCAAAAAAGCCTTTATATTAAAATGTTTAAATGAATCAAAACCGGCCAAAACTGTTTTTCTATAAATAACTCTAAATACGAATCATCGCATATCAAAAATTATTTCTTTTTTATCCATAATCAATATCTTTCTGTAGACAAGCACATATGAATAAATGCTCTCTATAAATAAAAGATGATCATCTCTCCCAGTAACAAATAATTGATAAATAATATAAAATATTATAGGAAAGAAGATCATAACTACCATCATCTTGGTCTCTTGCCGTTGACCCGTTTGAGTTTCAGGCAAATTTATATAGTAGTATGTAAAATGCTGCAAATCATTTACTTGTAGCAAATGTCACTAAGGAGTTTATAATATACGACTAAGAATGAGTGTCATAAAACTAATTTTTACATGTATCAATTTTTTTTCAAAAAATTGACTCATGCTCTTAAGCTTTGAGCACATACTAGATTCTTAAAAATTTGTATAAAATTATTGCGTTTTCTTTACTTTTTTTCTTTGTTACTAATTTCTGATTGTATTTTGGCAGGTACCATAATGTAGAATCATAGAAGAAGTGGATATCAACAAGAAAATGTAGTAGAGAGTTACTTTAACATTATCAAGGGAGTATGAGTATTATATCCCTGAATCAAGGTTATGTGTAGAAAATCTTCTAGAACCATCAATAGACACGATGGATAACCCGACGTCTACATCCACCAGACTGTTCATCCAGATTATGTATATCTGTATCACGCAATTTTAACTCTAGCTTGTCTGACGTCACAAAATCATCTTGTTGATGCGATTCAGTGCATACCACCACCGTTGACCCAAGCATCCCTGCCATATATGGTGCTAAGAGATAATATAAATGATTATAATTTTTTTGATGAATTTATCAGCAATTGCGCCTATGACACTATTAACTAACTAGTTAAAACCGACAAATTAAAATGATTTGTTTTATCAAAAAGTGGGATATAGATATGATTCTGTTAATAATCAATTAAACCAATTAAACAAAAATAATAATTATCTTCTTATCAAAATAAACTAATAATCATAGTAAACATTTTTATATACAATACAATATATACTATACAAGTACTTCTATGAATTTATTTTACTCAATTGAAGATTAATAAACTATTAATTGGCGTCAAAAAATTATTAACTAACTAGTTAAATACAACCAATGAAGTTAGTATACTATTATGACACAAATTATGTCATGTATTTTTGAAGAAATTTGATTGACTTTATTTGTGTTTGGCCGTTTTATGAATACATTATATGGTAGGTTGAAATATCTCTAATATTCATAAACCAACTAAAAATCTTATAGATTATTTAGTTAAAATC
The DNA window shown above is from Brassica oleracea var. oleracea cultivar TO1000 chromosome C3, BOL, whole genome shotgun sequence and carries:
- the LOC106331651 gene encoding abscisic acid receptor PYL5-like; this encodes MSSAVQIQHGSDAPNGFHTLQPHDQTDGLIRRVCLTRGMHVPEHVAMHHSYDVGPDQCCSSVVKTTHAPPECVWALLRRFDNPRAYKNFIRQCRIMQGDGLHAGDLREVMVVSGLPAVSSTERLEILDEERHVISFSVVGGDHRLENYRSVTTLHASDEEGTVVVESYIVDVPPGNTEEETVSFVDTIVRCNLQSLARSTNRQ